From the genome of uncultured Bacteroides sp.:
TAGCGGTACTCTTAATCGACTCAGACAATTTGTATATGATATATTCCTTTTTCATAAGCGTACATTTATTTATCCTTGAATGATAGAAACAATTAAATCGCGGAACTCAGTTGTTGATAAGGAGACTCCATTCGGCATAAAACGAGCCAGATCGTTGGTAGCTTTACCACTTTCAAAAGCCTGTTCCATAGCCGAAGTAATCAGATTAGCAGCTTCGTTCCAACCAAAATATTCGAGCATCATTACTGCAGAAAGCAATAATGAAGATGGATTTACACTATTCTTACCGGCAATATTAGGAGCTGTTCCGTGAGTAGCCTCGAAAACAGCATGTCCGGAATTATAATTGATATTCGCACCCGGTGCAATACCAATACCTCCAACCATTGCTGCCAACTGATCTGAAATATAATCACCATTCAGATTCAATGTAGCAATAACAGAATATTCCTCCGGAATAAGCAATGTATTTTGCAAAAATGCATCTGCAATAACATCTTTAATAACAATTTTACCTTCACTTAGTTCTTTACCGAATTCACGTTCGGCCAACTCATAACCCCATTTCTTAAATCCACCTTCAGTGAATTTCATAATGTTACCTTTATGCACAATAGTCACACTAGGCAGGCCATTTATTAAAGCATACTGAATTGCAGCACGAACCAGGCGTTCGGTTCCTTCTTTAGATACAGGTTTAACTCCGAAAGAAGATGTTTCGGGGAAACGAACTTTCGTTACTCCCATCTTATCACGAAGAAAATTATAGAATTTTTCAGCTTCAGGAGTACCTTGTTCCCATTCAATACCGGCATAAATATCTTCTGTGTTTTCACGGAAAATATGCATATTTACTTTCTGTGGCTCTTTTATCGGAGAAACAACTCCACGAAACCAACGTACCGGACGAAGACAAACAAATAAATCGAGCCCTTGTCTTAAAGCCACGTTCAAAGAACGGATACCTCCACCAATAGGAGTAGTCAATGGACCTTTAATTCCAACTAGATAATCTTTAAAAGCCTGCATTGTTTCATCTGGCAACCATGAGCCTGTAGCATTGAAAGCTTTTTCTCCAGCCAGAATTTCCATCCATTCAATCTCTTTCTTTCCCTGATATGCAACCTTTACAGCTGCATTAACAATAGCCTGAGTTGCAGGAGTAATTTCAGCTCCCACCCCGTCTCCCATAATAAAGGGAACTGTTACACAATCGGGTATAACAAGGCAACCATTTTCTTTCGTTATTTTCATATCTATCTACCTATTTATCTAACTACCTGTAAGTTATTTACTATTCAATGCAGATCCGGCACGGAACCAGCCAATCTGTTGTTCATTATAAGTATGCAATACCTCGAAGCTTTCCTGAGTTCCATCTTCATGCTGCAAGATAGCCATTAATGATCTGCCTGGCGCAAAAGATCCTAATCCTACAATTGAAATCTTATCATGCTCCAAAATGCGGTTGTAATCATCTTTATTTGCAAAAGTAAGAGCAAGCATTCCTTGTTTCTTAAGATTGGTTTCATGAATACGGGCAAAACTCTTTGCCAGAATTACACGTACATTTAAGAAACGTGGTTCCATTGCTGCATGTTCACGAGAAGATCCTTCTCCGTAATTTTCTTCTGCAACAACAATCGAAGCAATATCTAATGACTTGTATTGTTTTGCAACAGCAGAAACTGCATCATATTCACCAGTCTCGCAGTTATAAACAGAATTTGTTTTTCCATTGAAAGTGTTCACTGCACCCATCAACATGTTATCTGAAATATTTTCCAGATGTCCGCGGAAACGAAGCCATGGACCAGCCATTGAAATATGGTCTGTTGTACATTTGCCCTGAGCCTTGATAAGTAAAGGCATATTCAGTAATTCGTTTCCATCCCAAGCCTGAAAAGGCTGAAGAACCTGCAAGCGATTGGAAGAAGGAGCTATATTAATTTCAGTTGAAGCACCAGTAGGAGCTATATATCCGTTATCACCCTGAACAAAACCTTTTGCAGGAAGATTACTTCCTTGAGGCTCTGCAAGTTTTACTTGTTCACCATCAGCATTAGTCAGCGTATCCTTCAGCGGATTAAAGCAGAGATCGCCGGCAATGGTCAAAGCT
Proteins encoded in this window:
- the icd gene encoding NADP-dependent isocitrate dehydrogenase; its protein translation is MKITKENGCLVIPDCVTVPFIMGDGVGAEITPATQAIVNAAVKVAYQGKKEIEWMEILAGEKAFNATGSWLPDETMQAFKDYLVGIKGPLTTPIGGGIRSLNVALRQGLDLFVCLRPVRWFRGVVSPIKEPQKVNMHIFRENTEDIYAGIEWEQGTPEAEKFYNFLRDKMGVTKVRFPETSSFGVKPVSKEGTERLVRAAIQYALINGLPSVTIVHKGNIMKFTEGGFKKWGYELAEREFGKELSEGKIVIKDVIADAFLQNTLLIPEEYSVIATLNLNGDYISDQLAAMVGGIGIAPGANINYNSGHAVFEATHGTAPNIAGKNSVNPSSLLLSAVMMLEYFGWNEAANLITSAMEQAFESGKATNDLARFMPNGVSLSTTEFRDLIVSIIQG